The Gemmatimonadaceae bacterium genome includes a window with the following:
- a CDS encoding alkaline phosphatase family protein, producing MSPAVTRLCHRVAAPGVAILLTAFGAAREVVAQRPAAKPALIVFLTVDQMTPDYFARFGRELTGGLGRLQRGGVLYTNGYQDHATTETAPGHASTMSGRFPSHTGIVRNNAGVNDATHPVIGGGAPGASPFRFQGTTVTDWLVAADPRTRVLSVSRKDRGAILPIGRSKQPVFWYASDGRFTTSRWYGDTLPTWLVRFNERRLPHRMAGTAWTLLRPAATYPEPDSVGVESGGRDVTFPHRLPSDTVQALRALPDDPRMDWLTLQAALAGVHAMGLGRGPSTDLLAVSLSTTDAVGHRYGPDSREIHDQVLRLDRSLGEFIDSLYTLRDSSRIVFALTADHGVQPYPELHFAGQPGATLRVDPAPVMNAALAALRARGLDSTALDFEYGMVFADSAAFRRGGVPLDSVLTAMAAAFRLVPGVARVDRVRDLARADTVRDAIARRWIHAIPPALPVVLVVSPKPYVYWAGVTYATHGTPNDRDARVPILFQGPGFARGRRITRAVRVVDMAPTLARRAGVTPTERLDGVVLRDAFRR from the coding sequence ATGTCACCTGCCGTCACGCGTCTCTGTCACCGCGTCGCTGCCCCGGGCGTCGCCATCCTGCTCACTGCCTTCGGGGCGGCCCGCGAGGTCGTCGCGCAGCGGCCTGCGGCGAAGCCCGCGTTGATCGTGTTCCTGACGGTCGACCAGATGACGCCGGACTACTTCGCGCGATTCGGGCGCGAGCTCACCGGCGGGCTCGGGCGGCTCCAGCGTGGTGGCGTGCTGTACACGAACGGGTACCAGGATCACGCGACCACCGAGACGGCGCCGGGGCACGCGAGCACGATGTCGGGGCGCTTTCCGTCACACACCGGCATCGTGCGCAACAACGCCGGCGTGAACGATGCCACGCATCCCGTGATCGGCGGCGGGGCGCCGGGCGCGTCGCCGTTCCGGTTCCAGGGCACGACGGTCACCGACTGGCTGGTGGCGGCGGACCCGCGGACCCGGGTGCTGTCCGTGAGCCGGAAGGACCGTGGCGCGATCCTTCCCATCGGGCGCTCGAAGCAGCCCGTGTTCTGGTACGCCAGCGACGGGCGGTTCACCACCAGCCGCTGGTATGGGGACACGCTGCCGACATGGCTGGTGCGCTTCAACGAGCGCCGGCTGCCGCATCGCATGGCCGGCACTGCCTGGACCCTGCTCCGTCCCGCGGCGACGTATCCCGAGCCGGACAGCGTGGGCGTCGAGAGCGGTGGCCGCGACGTCACCTTCCCGCACCGGCTGCCGTCCGACACCGTCCAGGCGCTGCGCGCGCTTCCCGATGATCCCCGGATGGACTGGCTCACGCTGCAGGCGGCGCTGGCCGGCGTGCATGCGATGGGGCTGGGACGCGGGCCATCCACGGACCTGCTTGCCGTCTCCCTGTCCACGACCGACGCCGTCGGGCACCGGTACGGTCCCGACTCGCGCGAGATCCATGACCAGGTGCTGCGCCTGGACCGGTCGCTGGGCGAGTTCATCGACTCGCTCTACACGCTGCGTGACTCGTCGCGCATCGTGTTCGCCCTGACGGCAGACCACGGTGTGCAGCCGTATCCCGAGCTGCATTTCGCCGGCCAGCCCGGTGCCACGCTGCGCGTCGACCCGGCGCCCGTGATGAACGCTGCGCTGGCGGCGTTGCGCGCGCGCGGACTCGACTCCACCGCACTGGACTTCGAGTACGGCATGGTCTTCGCGGATTCCGCTGCCTTCCGGCGCGGCGGCGTGCCCCTCGATTCCGTGCTGACCGCCATGGCCGCTGCCTTCCGCCTGGTGCCCGGTGTGGCGCGCGTGGACCGCGTGCGCGACCTCGCGCGCGCAGACACCGTGCGCGACGCGATCGCACGGCGATGGATCCACGCCATTCCGCCGGCGCTGCCGGTGGTGCTGGTCGTGTCACCGAAGCCGTACGTGTACTGGGCCGGCGTGACGTACGCCACGCACGGCACGCCGAACGACCGCGATGCACGGGTGCCGATCCTGTTCCAGGGCCCCGGGTTCGCGCGCGGGCGGCGCATCACGCGCGCCGTGCGGGTGGTGGACATGGCACCGACGCTCGCGCGGCGCGCCGGCGTGACCCCCACCGAGCGCCTCGACGGCGTCGTCCTGCGGGATGCCTTCCGGCGGTAG
- a CDS encoding Smr/MutS family protein yields the protein MIPIERAFDALRFGAARTLNLRDGLPTVAQAESRVEAWLRQCQADGGGDALVITGRGLGSLDGVGRVREAVLRRCTHLKRLNVVTAVREHGPGALVVTVASLRALVDAPRLRTGRKTPVQPAGPGELAALPDDVQALLRAVAILSIERLGVRAPAAGMIADEMRAQFGAIAPGIVGAADPTAALRDTVTRLLQDLREE from the coding sequence GTGATCCCGATCGAGCGGGCCTTCGATGCGCTCCGCTTCGGCGCGGCGCGCACGCTGAACCTCCGCGACGGGCTGCCGACGGTGGCGCAGGCGGAGAGCCGGGTGGAGGCCTGGCTTCGGCAGTGCCAGGCCGATGGTGGCGGCGATGCGCTGGTCATCACGGGGCGTGGCCTGGGCAGCCTGGATGGCGTGGGACGCGTGCGCGAGGCCGTGCTGCGGCGCTGCACGCATCTCAAGCGGCTGAACGTCGTGACGGCGGTGCGCGAACATGGACCCGGCGCGCTGGTGGTGACGGTGGCCTCGCTGCGCGCGCTCGTCGACGCACCACGCCTCCGCACCGGGCGCAAGACGCCGGTGCAGCCGGCCGGGCCGGGCGAGCTGGCTGCGCTCCCCGACGACGTCCAGGCGCTGCTGCGCGCGGTCGCCATCCTCAGCATCGAGCGGCTCGGTGTGCGTGCGCCGGCCGCGGGGATGATCGCCGACGAGATGCGCGCACAGTTCGGTGCGATCGCCCCCGGCATCGTCGGCGCCGCCGATCCCACCGCCGCGCTGCGCGACACGGTGACGCGACTGCTGCAGGACCTGCGCGAGGAATGA
- a CDS encoding M20/M25/M40 family metallo-hydrolase: MSRPSRLLLLAAALPAALGAQAPLTGYQGTAASAVQRDLERRAIAVPSADSSRRIARVLSREPHVAGTPAQERTRDYVNGELRRLGLRVETRSYRVYLPHATGVQVWRVAPAPMELPVDEPAIGSDPVSALPQYPTVNGYSAAGDVTGEVVYVNYGLVEDYARLDAMGVSVRGKVVIARYGRSFRGIKAREAEQHGATAILIYSDPGDDGYAAGDVYPEGPMRNARGVQRGSVYNGYGDPSTPGYGATVNAPRVPASEMAIPHIPVVPVSYGTAAALLEGIRGTGIQQGSGWQGGLPFRYHVGPGPVQARVRVTLDDAPFKMIHNTIATLPGRASADEVIVIGGHRDAWGAGAGDNVSGITSILESARAVVRALDGRSPARTLVFATWDAEEWGMLGSTEFVEDDSLRLQRGGVAYLNLDVSATGLDFGAGGSPSLRALTRELAREVPDPRGAGSIYAAWRARAGVSDSTEPAMGDPGGGSDFAGFYNHFGIPHADWGFGGPGGVYHSAYDSNRWMEQFGDTGYVAHAAAARLAAAMLLRLANADIVPYDYAEFGRTMRRYTDRTSRLLASIGAGDAAPLDAAWVRFTDRAVAFNRTRDSVLARGGVAPAALRTANAALRQVERRLSRPEGLRSRKWVRGVIYAADVDNGYSTMIFPTIGEAVRAGDAALARSELADLVSRIGTAGAALDEARSALAPTGGR; encoded by the coding sequence ATGTCACGACCATCCCGCCTCCTGCTGCTGGCCGCCGCATTGCCCGCCGCACTCGGCGCGCAGGCGCCGCTCACCGGCTACCAGGGCACCGCCGCCAGTGCCGTGCAACGCGACCTCGAACGACGCGCCATCGCGGTGCCGTCGGCGGATTCGTCGCGCCGCATCGCGCGCGTGCTGTCGCGCGAACCGCACGTCGCCGGCACACCGGCGCAGGAGCGCACCCGCGACTACGTCAACGGTGAACTGCGCCGGCTCGGGCTGCGTGTCGAGACCCGCAGCTACCGCGTGTACCTGCCGCACGCCACCGGCGTGCAGGTGTGGCGGGTGGCGCCCGCGCCGATGGAACTGCCGGTGGACGAGCCGGCGATCGGCAGCGATCCCGTCTCGGCGCTTCCGCAGTATCCCACCGTCAACGGCTACAGCGCGGCAGGGGACGTGACCGGTGAGGTGGTGTACGTGAACTACGGCCTGGTGGAGGACTACGCGCGGCTGGACGCGATGGGCGTGTCGGTGCGCGGGAAGGTCGTGATCGCGCGCTACGGCCGGAGCTTCCGCGGGATCAAGGCGCGCGAGGCGGAGCAGCACGGTGCGACCGCGATCCTGATCTACAGCGATCCCGGCGACGACGGCTACGCGGCCGGGGATGTGTACCCCGAGGGCCCGATGCGCAACGCCCGCGGCGTGCAGCGCGGCAGCGTGTACAACGGCTACGGCGATCCGTCCACGCCCGGCTACGGCGCCACGGTGAACGCGCCGCGGGTGCCGGCGAGCGAGATGGCGATTCCGCACATCCCGGTGGTGCCGGTGTCGTACGGCACCGCGGCGGCGCTGCTGGAGGGGATCCGCGGCACCGGCATCCAGCAGGGCTCGGGATGGCAGGGTGGCCTGCCGTTCCGCTATCACGTCGGTCCCGGCCCCGTGCAGGCACGCGTGCGTGTCACGCTCGACGACGCGCCGTTCAAGATGATCCACAACACCATCGCGACGCTGCCCGGGCGCGCGAGCGCCGACGAGGTGATCGTGATCGGTGGGCATCGCGACGCGTGGGGGGCGGGAGCCGGCGACAACGTGAGCGGCATCACCAGCATCCTGGAGTCCGCACGCGCGGTGGTGCGCGCACTCGACGGCCGGTCGCCGGCGCGCACGCTGGTCTTCGCCACCTGGGATGCCGAGGAGTGGGGCATGCTCGGCTCGACCGAGTTCGTGGAGGACGATTCACTGCGCCTGCAGCGCGGCGGCGTGGCGTACCTGAACCTGGACGTGAGCGCGACCGGCCTCGATTTCGGCGCCGGCGGCTCGCCGTCGCTGCGGGCACTCACGCGCGAGCTGGCGCGGGAGGTGCCGGATCCGCGCGGTGCCGGCTCGATCTACGCTGCCTGGCGCGCGCGGGCGGGCGTGTCCGACTCGACCGAGCCGGCGATGGGTGACCCCGGCGGTGGCTCCGATTTCGCGGGCTTCTACAACCACTTCGGCATTCCGCACGCCGACTGGGGCTTCGGCGGCCCGGGTGGCGTCTACCACTCGGCGTACGACTCGAACCGCTGGATGGAGCAGTTCGGCGACACCGGCTACGTGGCGCATGCCGCGGCCGCGCGGCTGGCGGCGGCGATGCTGCTCCGCCTGGCCAACGCCGACATCGTCCCATACGACTACGCGGAGTTCGGCCGCACCATGCGGCGGTACACGGACCGGACCAGCCGGCTGCTGGCGTCGATCGGGGCCGGTGACGCGGCGCCACTGGACGCGGCCTGGGTGCGGTTCACCGACCGCGCGGTGGCGTTCAACCGCACGCGTGACAGCGTGCTCGCGCGTGGCGGCGTGGCGCCGGCAGCGTTGCGCACGGCGAACGCTGCGCTGCGCCAGGTGGAACGGCGGCTGTCGCGGCCAGAGGGATTGCGGTCGCGAAAGTGGGTGCGCGGCGTGATCTACGCGGCCGACGTGGACAACGGCTACTCGACGATGATCTTCCCGACGATCGGGGAGGCGGTGCGCGCAGGGGACGCGGCGCTGGCCCGCTCGGAACTGGCCGACCTGGTGTCGCGCATCGGCACGGCGGGGGCTGCGCTGGACGAGGCGCGCAGCGCACTGGCCCCGACCGGCGGGCGGTGA
- a CDS encoding sulfurtransferase: MPAPALVELTPAEVREAMRSRPDVTLVDVREPAEHAIARIEGAVLIPLRTIPQQLEALPRDHEIILFCHHGMRSEMAGRFLLAQGYARVAHLPGGIDRWSDEVDQAVPKY, encoded by the coding sequence ATGCCCGCTCCTGCGCTCGTCGAACTGACCCCGGCCGAAGTCCGTGAGGCCATGCGCTCCCGCCCAGACGTCACGCTGGTGGACGTCCGGGAGCCCGCCGAACATGCGATCGCGCGCATCGAAGGTGCCGTGCTGATCCCGCTTCGCACGATTCCGCAGCAGCTCGAGGCGCTGCCGCGCGACCATGAGATCATCCTCTTCTGCCACCACGGGATGCGGAGCGAGATGGCCGGACGTTTCCTGCTGGCGCAAGGCTATGCCCGGGTGGCGCACCTTCCGGGCGGGATCGATCGCTGGAGTGACGAGGTGGACCAGGCCGTCCCGAAGTACTGA
- a CDS encoding alpha/beta fold hydrolase: protein MLRAIAAGSGTAVMLHAMRYRWLLARTRAAESARLPVGSDGIVPGAEPFTLPGSDSHAALLVHGFGDTPQTVRQLGDYLNRTHGWTVRGTLLPGHGRDLRAFDRCDATAWRTHVHAEYRQLRQRYDTVVLVGLSMGGALTTIEAAADPSLPALVLLVPYLTPPARAERLAPIAPLINLMVPYLRGGDRNASIFDPDARERSLGAGASPPRRIADLVAVAHDARFAAADVQAPTLLIHSRSDYRIPVPLAERHPGFFTAARVCEQRWMEGSGHVITVDFCRETVWAETAAWLARHAGAPRHRTS, encoded by the coding sequence ATGCTGCGGGCCATCGCCGCTGGTTCCGGGACGGCCGTGATGCTGCACGCGATGCGGTATCGCTGGCTGCTGGCACGCACCCGCGCGGCGGAGTCGGCCCGCCTGCCGGTCGGATCCGATGGCATCGTGCCCGGCGCGGAACCCTTCACGCTCCCGGGCAGCGACAGTCATGCCGCGCTGCTCGTCCACGGGTTCGGTGACACGCCTCAGACGGTGCGGCAGCTCGGTGACTACCTCAATCGCACACACGGCTGGACGGTGCGCGGCACATTGCTGCCGGGCCATGGCCGCGACCTGCGGGCGTTCGATCGGTGCGACGCGACGGCGTGGCGGACGCATGTCCATGCCGAGTACCGGCAGCTCCGTCAGCGCTACGACACCGTGGTGCTGGTCGGGTTGTCGATGGGAGGTGCCCTGACGACGATCGAGGCGGCCGCGGATCCGTCGCTGCCGGCGCTGGTGCTGCTGGTGCCGTACCTCACGCCGCCGGCCCGTGCCGAGCGACTGGCGCCGATCGCGCCGCTCATCAACCTGATGGTGCCGTACCTCAGGGGGGGCGACCGCAACGCCTCGATCTTCGATCCTGACGCCCGGGAGCGCTCGCTGGGCGCGGGGGCATCACCTCCCCGGCGGATTGCCGATCTCGTGGCGGTGGCGCACGACGCGCGCTTTGCCGCCGCCGACGTGCAGGCACCGACGCTCCTGATCCATTCGCGCAGCGACTACCGCATCCCGGTACCGCTGGCGGAGCGGCACCCTGGCTTCTTCACGGCGGCGCGGGTCTGCGAGCAGCGCTGGATGGAGGGGAGCGGGCACGTCATCACGGTGGATTTCTGCCGCGAGACGGTGTGGGCCGAGACCGCGGCGTGGCTTGCGCGCCACGCGGGCGCGCCGCGCCATCGCACGTCCTGA
- a CDS encoding oxidative damage protection protein: MPDISCSRCSTTRAGFERPPFPGAIGQRVLGEICQACWADWLKQQTMLINHYGLNVMDPQARQFLVKNMGSFLFRTGDAAEIDTSKQGTISH, translated from the coding sequence GTGCCCGACATTTCCTGCAGCCGGTGCAGCACCACGCGCGCCGGCTTCGAGCGTCCTCCGTTTCCCGGTGCCATCGGCCAGCGCGTCCTGGGCGAGATCTGCCAGGCCTGCTGGGCCGACTGGCTGAAGCAGCAGACGATGCTGATCAACCACTACGGCCTGAACGTGATGGATCCGCAGGCGCGACAGTTCCTGGTGAAGAACATGGGATCGTTCCTGTTCCGCACCGGTGACGCCGCCGAGATCGACACGAGCAAGCAAGGGACGATCTCACACTGA
- a CDS encoding cold-shock protein, translating to MARIQGTVKWFNDAKGFGFIAHDGGPDVFVHFSAIQSQGFKSLAEGDKVEFEIVQGQKGPQADAVTKV from the coding sequence ATGGCACGGATTCAGGGAACGGTTAAGTGGTTCAACGATGCAAAGGGGTTCGGTTTCATCGCCCATGACGGTGGTCCCGACGTCTTCGTGCATTTCAGTGCCATCCAGTCCCAGGGCTTCAAGTCCCTGGCTGAAGGTGACAAGGTCGAGTTCGAGATCGTGCAGGGCCAGAAGGGGCCGCAGGCCGACGCCGTGACGAAGGTCTGA
- a CDS encoding HD domain-containing protein, with the protein MAPLNIPSLTTGSSVSAELLVLDRIERTTGGGDPFWVLSVGNSSGAMQSAPVWKDNAAWLDGVEKGRVVQVIGQVEVYAKTGARQLKITGPVRVLPAGTERIDEFLPRVEYATERLWDALDKLRGSITTPRLAEAVNLFFGDDAFRARFERTPGAVRGHHAKLGGLLLHVCEVASIGQQMAKTMRKANVDLVVAGALLHDIGKVEAYTVDAKGLGYDPRNHLIGHIVLGCLMFTERATAARNAGTGTLTDAQVTELQHMILSHHGSLEFGSPVQPMTIEAELLHWADESSAKADSFAEAVQDVELFAPGEEVSARKSWQLDRRLWRRPFRWDEV; encoded by the coding sequence ATGGCGCCCCTCAACATCCCGTCGCTGACCACCGGTTCGTCCGTCTCCGCCGAGTTGCTGGTGCTCGACCGCATCGAGCGCACGACGGGCGGCGGAGATCCGTTCTGGGTGCTGTCCGTCGGCAACTCGAGCGGCGCGATGCAATCGGCACCGGTGTGGAAGGACAACGCCGCCTGGCTCGACGGTGTGGAGAAGGGGCGTGTGGTGCAGGTCATCGGCCAGGTCGAGGTGTACGCGAAGACCGGGGCGCGACAGCTCAAGATCACCGGACCGGTGCGCGTGCTGCCGGCAGGGACCGAGCGGATCGACGAGTTCCTGCCGCGCGTGGAGTATGCGACCGAGCGCCTCTGGGACGCCCTCGACAAGCTGCGGGGCAGCATCACCACGCCGCGGCTCGCGGAAGCAGTGAATCTCTTCTTCGGCGACGATGCGTTCCGGGCGCGTTTCGAGCGCACGCCCGGCGCCGTGCGCGGGCACCATGCGAAGCTGGGGGGGTTGCTGCTGCACGTCTGCGAAGTCGCGTCGATCGGCCAGCAGATGGCGAAGACGATGCGCAAGGCGAACGTGGACCTCGTGGTGGCCGGCGCGCTGCTCCACGACATCGGGAAGGTCGAGGCGTACACGGTCGATGCGAAGGGACTTGGCTACGATCCGCGGAACCACCTCATCGGCCACATCGTGCTCGGGTGCCTGATGTTCACCGAGCGCGCGACGGCCGCGCGGAACGCGGGCACCGGCACGCTCACCGACGCTCAGGTGACGGAGCTGCAGCACATGATCCTCTCGCACCACGGCTCGCTGGAGTTCGGCAGCCCCGTGCAGCCGATGACGATCGAGGCGGAGTTGCTGCACTGGGCCGACGAGTCGAGCGCGAAGGCCGATTCGTTCGCGGAGGCGGTGCAGGACGTGGAGCTGTTCGCGCCCGGCGAGGAGGTATCGGCGCGGAAGTCGTGGCAGCTGGACCGCCGCCTGTGGCGACGCCCGTTCCGCTGGGACGAGGTGTGA
- a CDS encoding SPFH/Band 7/PHB domain protein: MEWLIPLIIVLVVLFIGTSSFKIIGQAEVMVIERLGRFNRIARSGFNVLIPFIERPRTIDVRYFGQDVSGVKKVTSGSTSRIDLREQVLNFPSQPVITKDNVTIDIDAVMYYRVADPQKATYSVQNLPFALETLTRTALRNIVGEMELDTTLTSRDGINTRMRETIEEASIGWGVDVTRVELQSIEPPRDIQQSMELQMRAERERRAAVTNAEATKRAQILEAEGSRESQIQKAQGEKEASILRANGLAEARLAMATAEAEAIRRIADSLPDGQVAMYLLGQKYLEMLPALAAGKGSTVFLPAEAAGMMGALGGLREMLSRTSGGTNAEPTRPPVALPRIPGDLPPGLGS, encoded by the coding sequence ATGGAGTGGTTGATTCCGCTGATCATCGTGCTCGTCGTGCTCTTCATCGGCACCAGCTCATTCAAGATCATCGGGCAGGCGGAGGTGATGGTCATCGAGCGGCTCGGGCGGTTCAACCGGATCGCCCGGTCGGGGTTCAACGTGCTCATCCCGTTCATCGAGCGTCCCCGCACCATCGATGTCCGCTACTTCGGCCAGGATGTCTCCGGCGTGAAGAAGGTCACCAGCGGCTCCACCTCGCGCATCGACCTGCGCGAGCAGGTGCTGAACTTCCCCAGCCAGCCGGTGATCACGAAGGACAACGTCACGATCGACATCGACGCGGTCATGTACTACCGCGTCGCCGACCCGCAGAAGGCCACCTACTCGGTCCAGAACCTGCCATTCGCCCTCGAGACGCTGACGCGCACCGCCCTGCGCAACATCGTCGGCGAGATGGAGCTGGACACCACCCTCACCAGCCGCGACGGGATCAACACGCGGATGCGCGAGACCATCGAGGAGGCGTCGATCGGCTGGGGCGTGGACGTGACCCGTGTCGAGCTCCAGAGCATCGAGCCCCCGCGGGACATCCAGCAGTCCATGGAGCTGCAGATGCGCGCCGAACGCGAGCGCCGCGCCGCGGTCACCAACGCCGAGGCCACCAAGCGCGCCCAGATCCTCGAGGCGGAAGGGTCGCGCGAGTCGCAGATCCAGAAGGCCCAGGGCGAGAAGGAGGCGTCCATCCTGCGCGCCAACGGACTTGCCGAGGCCCGGCTCGCCATGGCCACCGCCGAGGCCGAGGCCATCCGCCGCATCGCCGACTCGCTGCCTGATGGCCAGGTGGCGATGTACCTGCTGGGCCAGAAGTACCTCGAGATGCTCCCCGCCCTGGCCGCCGGCAAGGGCAGCACGGTCTTCCTGCCCGCCGAGGCGGCCGGCATGATGGGTGCGCTCGGTGGACTGCGTGAGATGCTCTCGCGGACCAGCGGCGGCACCAATGCGGAACCCACGCGCCCGCCGGTGGCACTGCCGCGCATTCCCGGCGACCTCCCGCCGGGACTCGGCAGCTGA
- a CDS encoding PD40 domain-containing protein, which produces MTTVRSLLPVALLATACLTATACRRQASTAARPAPAPGVNIARPADPAEPHLRNLRQITDGGENAEAYFSRDGRWITFQSSRDGRTCDQQYVMRTDGSALQRVSNGRGKTTCGWFLPGSDRLFFGSSHMHDSTCPPKPDPSKGYVWPLDKFDIFTVNRDGTDLRRLTHYDAYTAEAVLSPDGRTIVFTSLKDGDLEIYTMNVDGSNVKRLTTAAGYDGGPWWSPDGTKIVYRAHHPRDTTELRQYRELLAQGFIRPSKVELFVMNADGSDNRQITALGGANFGPSWTPDGRRIIFSSNHRNPRSGNFDLFLVDLDGKNLEQVTASPVFDGFPMFSPDGKQLIWASNRFDQKQTETNLFIADWIP; this is translated from the coding sequence ATGACGACCGTCCGATCCCTGCTGCCCGTCGCACTGCTCGCGACGGCGTGCCTCACTGCCACGGCGTGCCGCCGGCAGGCCTCCACTGCCGCCAGGCCCGCACCGGCCCCCGGTGTCAACATCGCCCGGCCGGCCGATCCCGCCGAACCGCATCTCCGGAACCTCCGGCAGATCACCGACGGCGGCGAGAACGCCGAGGCCTACTTCAGCCGCGACGGGCGGTGGATCACGTTCCAGTCCTCCCGCGACGGGCGGACCTGCGACCAGCAGTACGTCATGCGCACCGACGGCTCGGCGCTGCAGCGCGTGTCGAACGGTCGCGGCAAGACCACCTGTGGCTGGTTCCTGCCCGGCAGCGACCGGCTGTTCTTCGGCTCCAGCCACATGCACGACAGCACCTGCCCGCCGAAGCCCGATCCGTCCAAGGGCTACGTCTGGCCGCTCGACAAGTTCGACATCTTCACCGTCAACCGTGACGGCACCGACCTGCGCCGGCTCACGCACTACGACGCCTACACCGCCGAGGCCGTGCTCTCGCCCGATGGACGGACCATCGTGTTCACGTCGCTCAAGGATGGCGATCTCGAGATCTACACGATGAACGTGGACGGATCGAACGTGAAGCGCCTCACCACCGCGGCCGGCTATGACGGCGGCCCCTGGTGGTCGCCGGACGGCACGAAGATCGTCTATCGCGCCCATCATCCCCGCGACACGACCGAGTTGCGCCAGTACCGCGAGCTCCTCGCGCAGGGCTTCATCCGCCCCAGCAAGGTCGAGCTCTTCGTGATGAACGCCGACGGCAGCGACAACCGGCAGATCACGGCGCTCGGCGGCGCCAACTTCGGCCCGTCGTGGACCCCCGATGGCCGGCGGATCATCTTCTCGTCGAACCACCGGAATCCACGCAGCGGCAACTTCGACCTGTTCCTCGTGGACCTGGACGGGAAGAACCTCGAACAGGTCACCGCCAGTCCGGTGTTCGATGGGTTTCCGATGTTCAGCCCCGATGGAAAGCAGCTGATCTGGGCCTCCAATCGCTTCGACCAGAAGCAGACGGAAACCAACCTGTTCATCGCCGACTGGATCCCCTGA